One candidate division WOR-3 bacterium genomic window, TAAGCTTTGGAATGGGTGCATCATCTCAGGCCCTTTTTGCTCGTGTGGGAGGCGGAATCTTCACAAAGGCGGCAGATGTGGGTGCTGACCTTGTCGGTAAAGTTGAGGCTGGTATACCCGAAGATGACCCCAGAAATCCTGCCGTTATTGCAGACAATGTAGGTGATAACGTTGGTGATGTTGCAGGTATGGGTGCCGACCTTTATGAATCTTATGCGGGCTCCATTATTGCCACCATGTCCCTTGCTGCTGCCGCAAAGCTCGGTATGAGGGGTGTGGCTCTCCCCATGGTAATTGCAGGCGTCGGAGTGATTTCATCTATTATTGGAACATTCCTCGTTAAGACGAAAGAGGATGCTACACAGAAAGCGCTACTCACGGCTTTGAGAAGGGGTGTATGGAGCTCTGCAGTCCTTGTTGTGATTATAAGTTTTATAGCGTGTAAATTCATTCTTCCATCGGAGGATTTTGGAATTTTCTGGGCGATTATTGCGGGCCTTGCAGCCGGTGTGATTATCGGTTATTTTACAGAGTATTTCACATCAGATAATTACAAACCAACGGTGAATGTTGCTAAGGCATCCCTAACTGGTCATGCGACCGTAATAATAGAAGGCATCGCGAATGGTATGTATTCAACTTTTATTCCCGTTATAACGGTGGTTGCAGCGATTCTTATCAGCTATTTTGTATCCGGTGGACTTCATGATCCTAATCTTGGCCTTTATGGGATAGGTCTTTCTGCAGTTGGAATGCTCTCAACTCTTGGTATTACTCTCGCTACGGATGCCTACGGGCCAGTTGCCGACAATGCGGGCGGCAATGCGGAAATGTCTCATCTCCCTGAGGAAGTTAGAAAAAGAACTGATGCCCTTGATGCCCTTGGAAATACAACGGCTGCCACCGGAAAGGGTTTTGCAATAGGTTCTGCTGCGTTAACTGCTCTTGCCTTAATAGCAGCTTATAGAAACGACATATTAACCTGGACCAGTAGGTTAAATGTTTCCAATGTAGGGGCTTTCCTTAAGTTAATAGAGCCTACTTTAACGGAGCCTGTAGTTATAGGTGGACTTTTCATAGGAGCGTTGATGCCCTTCTTATTCTCCTCGTTGACTCTGAAGGCCGTTGGAAGGGCTGCACAAAGTATCGTCGCTGAGGTGAGAAGGCAATTTAAAGAAATTCCTGGACTTCTTGAAGGGAAGGCAAGACCTGATTACGGGAGAGCAGTTTATCTGGTAACCAAGGCAGCCCAGAGAGAAATGATTGCCCCTGCTTTACTCGCTATTGTTGTGCCGATAGTCGTTGGTATTTTAATGGGGCCTGGTGGTGTCGTGGGACTGTTGGCTGGTGCCCTTGCTTCGG contains:
- a CDS encoding sodium-translocating pyrophosphatase; translated protein: MNYFYLYWFAPIGSIFALLFALYLTKSVLSEDEGTDRMREIATAVREGATAYLKRQYSVVAIFFAVTFLILLALALRGLQPIFVPFAFLTGGFFSGLSGFIGMSIATRASSRTANAATRSLNDALRVAFKAGAVMGMVVVGLALLDISIWFAFLKWFYGSVKGLSGNELIDAITFTMLSFGMGASSQALFARVGGGIFTKAADVGADLVGKVEAGIPEDDPRNPAVIADNVGDNVGDVAGMGADLYESYAGSIIATMSLAAAAKLGMRGVALPMVIAGVGVISSIIGTFLVKTKEDATQKALLTALRRGVWSSAVLVVIISFIACKFILPSEDFGIFWAIIAGLAAGVIIGYFTEYFTSDNYKPTVNVAKASLTGHATVIIEGIANGMYSTFIPVITVVAAILISYFVSGGLHDPNLGLYGIGLSAVGMLSTLGITLATDAYGPVADNAGGNAEMSHLPEEVRKRTDALDALGNTTAATGKGFAIGSAALTALALIAAYRNDILTWTSRLNVSNVGAFLKLIEPTLTEPVVIGGLFIGALMPFLFSSLTLKAVGRAAQSIVAEVRRQFKEIPGLLEGKARPDYGRAVYLVTKAAQREMIAPALLAIVVPIVVGILMGPGGVVGLLAGALASGFVLALFMANSGASWDNAKKYIEKGNFGGKGSDAHKAGVTGDTVGDPFKDTAGPSLNILIKLMSMVSIVFAGFVVKYSLIRFLIK